The sequence below is a genomic window from Dermacentor albipictus isolate Rhodes 1998 colony chromosome 2, USDA_Dalb.pri_finalv2, whole genome shotgun sequence.
CAGGAGTTCGCAAATTACTGAATCGATGAGATGGTTAAAACAAGTGCTGAAGTGCTGTACCCTATTCATTTTGTACCCCCCTCCCCTCTTGATAATAACACCTAACAGTTTTCTAGAGCTGCCTATTTATACAAATGCATCTCATTTATAGAAAATGTAATAAAATACATTCTTCACAGCGAAGGCGCCATTCGACGTCGCATAAGTATCGCTCCTTAGTCCCGTGACAGTGAACGAGGCATGGCTTCGTTCCTTGTCCCATTTACGCTCTGCAGCGTTTCAGCACCACAGGTATTCGCTCTCGTTTAGCCGTTGATGAAAAAAACTATGAAAAAATTACTGAAAACACTGAAAGATGCGCCCGTCTTGTAGATTCACGGAATACTGCTGCAAATAGTGACGCTATACAAATGCAGAGTGGGCGGTAGATGAATTAGTTATTGAATTTATTCAGCAATTCCGAATCGAACAGCTCTTACGAGTATCAACGAAATATGCGATCAGTATCCTCGTTTATTGTGATAACGGTAACGTGTACCGCAGACTGGCGTCTcagcagagcaacagcagcgctgTGCAGGAATCAAATAACGACCAATTGATCGATCATCATCGCTCAATATACTCAGAAAAATGCTCATCTCTTTGATTCATAACTTGCGGCGAAATTTAATGGGTTTTCTCTATATGCTCGTTCTTTCATCCGTGTATCTGTAGGTAAAAAGTAATAATTACGTACAGAAAAAAATTGTCTTTCACTCGGAATATGAACAGGTGTGCAAAACAGCCGTCACAGCTCCCGTTCTCTAACCGTTTGTTCCCAACATACGCCAGAGATTGAGCAATGGGTTAGATCGATCGCGATATAGGCGTGTATCAAGGCTTACCAGCATGAATCTTTTGTCATACGTTACCGATTCACTGGGAGGCCCGTTTCTGCCCTCGTGCCCTCTCTTCACAATGAGCGCTGAAGCAGCGATAAATCTTGCTAAAATGGCGAAGCACAAGCGATTGAGCAGCGCACGCGGTCATGTACAGATAGGTCAAGGTCGAACTCACGACGCCGTCACTAAATGAAGTCGAGGCGGGGGCACACTTCTTTCCGGTTCATCCTGCCAGACGTCAAGGACGCTTATTAAGCCGCTCATTCTCGAGACGACAAAGGTTGTCAGCCAGTGTGCTCAAGGCTGCATGGACAAGTGGTTAGCGCAAGCCACTTCTACATGTAAGTTGTTCTAAGTTGTTGACAGACTGTCAACAACTTAAAAGACGGAAATATGAATAGGCGAACTTGGTGCCCATGAAAGAAAGCGCCACTGCACTGTGGTAGCAGCGATGCAGCGAGAAAGCTTTACGGTCGTCGAATACAACTGCATTGCTGGAGCACAGAGCAGTGGGTGGTGTTCGCTTCGATTCCAGAATCTGCTGCTCTATTCATGGCACTCTTACCACCGGACAATGACACATTCATCACGCTAAGAGCTACAACATTCCTGAGGTATACAAGCAAGCTGATTCGCCTGCGTGTCTCACGCAGAAGTGAGTGCTCAATAAGCACGCGAACTCCGGCTTAACGAGTTTTGCAGTTATATCTAACCATTTCTGTCCAATTAAAGAGTTTAGCTTTCCCTACAAATAAGTACATGATAGTAAACAAGAAAATCTCGTTtgcacaaaaagcgattcgtgcattAGTACACTTCTTAATGTGCACCGGTttgagaccgcttatagtgtccctgCGCATACTCCGGCGTGCACTCAGAGCTCAGTCGCTTTTTATTTCCCCCCTACTATTCGCCCTTTCCCttactcccagtgtagggtagcaaaccggacgctcgtctgacTGGGCACCCTGCCATTTCTCTCAGTCGTTTGAGTATCAGATTTAGCCATTATATGGGCACTGTATGCTTCTGGGCCCATTATCTCCGTTTTTTTTGTTGTCATCCCTGTACTGGGGGTTGATAGAGGCGAGAAGAAACAGTGTGCCCATACTTGAACCGTGTTATTACAGCTCGAAACAACCTGTCACGTCATTCACGTATCCTCGGTGGTGTGGCTAGCATACATTCTGAGCATTGCCAACGCTGTTTCGCAGTGCCAACGAAACAACTTTACAGAAGAACTAAGTAGCGCTGTTCTCTGCAACGGATGCGTCCCAGCACGGCTGACTGCCGGTAAATGGTGAAAGCGATCACTCTCGATTATCACGGCAAGGCGCCGCGCTGGTTTCGAGCTGTCGGTTTCGAAGATGAACGCGTGCAATATCGCgctcttttttttcatcttcctGACAAACCAGGAACTGCTAAGCGTTGAATGACCGACCCGCGTCAGACGCGTATCACGGAGCCGAAAGGCAAGCGCTTGCCGGGAGGGGGGAATCCCGACCGCGCGGCTCGTGCTAGCACGTCGAGGAAACCGAAGCCGCCTCGACGTTTGCCCGATGATCCCGCACACGCTCGTAGTCGGTGGTGCATTGCCAGGTAGCATGGCAACCTCCCTCTGCGTCCGTCCGGATGCAGCTATACGCGGGACGTAGTAATGGAACCCAAAAGAGCTGATGTGAGCCCGCGGAAtcaagagggggaaaaaaaaagatgcatagcTAAACGAAGTTTGAACCGCCCTTTTTTTCTCTACGAGGCGGATCGAGTATAAATGTCTGAGCGACGCCCGTCAACCGCCATTCACTCCTGCTCTACGCTCACCACGTGCGCCTTGGAGAGTCCTCTGTTGGGCAGTGTCCTGCAAACATGTGCCGTGTGTCACTTTGTGTTTTCGTACTGCTGATAGGTAAGCTGTCGTGCGTGTGctcttgttttctctttcttgtttttttaacgCGCCGTAAGCGATGGAATGTCGTGGGCCCGTATTCGGGAAATGCTTTTGCGGTAGAATTGTTTCTTAAGAACAGATTCCCCCCACTCGTTATGCGGGacacattattagcgaaggcgaccgggCCGTGGTTAAGAGCTCCCAGCATTCGGGCCCTGATAACACATATTTAGGTATGGCTTCAGAGACCGCTTGCTGTCTTTGGCTTAACGCTTCAGTGAGCCCTAATATGATGGTCAGTTATCATTTCTTGCTTGCTTCTAAATCTATACAATATAAACCAGGATTTTGCGAAAACATTAACGTCACTTTATTGTGTTTTAACAGCATTTTCGTAGCTTGTTAACGTCTTCCACGAATCATAGTTGTCTTCGTGAtaataacaaaaacaaacaaagaaagaaaatacgaaaaaaaagaacattcgtaCTTATGTAAATAGAATGAAATTACAGCGCGTAAAATTTTCGAAATGGCATTCCTGTTAAATCAGAGCGATTTTACATAATTGCCCTAAATATCCtatgcatgtttttttcttctgttttttataaaagaaaggaTCTACTAACTCTCCTTTCCCCATTATGTTTTTTCAAGCTGTCACCATGATTGTCGGGCAGGtgagtacatctttcttttcattttaattCGGATTTCAACTGGTAGCTTGTATTTGCTCATTCACCTTATACGTTGTGTTCTTATATGGCCGTGACCACCTGCAGTCTGATATGACATTatccataaacaagaaattatgTCAACCACCAAAGCAATGAGTCAAGACAATCGTGGGATTTAACCACTTGCCAGAAACTACACCGTGGCCTATGACGGAAGGGCTGCTAGTTAATTGTGGCCTCCTACAGTTCATTAACGTCCATCCAGAAACCAGTACAAGAACGTTTTTACATTCCTCCCTACTCTAAATGAGGCAGCCGTGACcaggagtcgaacccatgacctcagCAGATCAATGTCAGGGCCAGTGAGCCACTATGACAGGCCAAGCAAACGAATGTAAACGCGCTGAAAACAAGTAAAGTTCTGTGTAATCTGTTAAACACGTGAATCCTACTAAACCTGCTAAAATGAgctatttttaaatattacaCAAAGCAGGCAGCACAGTTTATTTGACTGCTGGTAGGTAAAATTGcatgaacattaaaaaaaaatagatatcTTTCGTACACATTATCAGCGTTCCTGGGAAAGTGTTACAGCAATCTATGCAACGATAAggaacaaacattttttttttccaacagaGACGCCGTCCACACTTTGAGTTCAAGCCCGAATCTCCCCGAGTAAGTGCTCCCAGCGTGTGTAACTTGCAAGTACACCGCGTAATATTCGTGTCACGTCGGCACTTTCAAAGTTTATCGAAAACAATGGCAATTGATATGTACGCGCTATTCATTGCAAGCGTGACGGACATAATGGACAATATGGATTTCAGCAGTCGCAGATTGTTCGCGTTGTTTTATAAATGAGTTTTATTtaactgttattattattatcactttTTTCTTACCTGCGGCGCAATGCATAATTTTTACTAATGAAAGACGCTTTATATGCACGAAGCACGGTTTCTTATTTGAGCTTTGCTCACAGCGTACTACATGTATACAGCTTGGAGCTTACATGATTGAAAATAAGTTAGGCCTTAATTCACGGAGGTTTTCGTTCATAGGCGCTGTTTGCAGTTGACCGCTATAGCCTTCGCTCATACTTTTTCTTCCGTCACGATTGGCTTGCGGCGTCTGCTGACATTGGCCGCCCGTCTGCTTCTGATgccgtttttttttaagtttctttttttcttattattaagtttctttttttatgtattgTAGATCCCTACCTGCTATAGACCGTTTGAACACGATCCCTCACAAGTCTCGCTCTTATTGCCGGGCAAGAGCGAGTCAAAAGCAGGCGTTACCATTCGCGCGTGTCGCCCTGTCTGTTCACCTAATTGCTCGCCTCCTGCCCTCCTGGTTGTCCCGCAGCATCGGCTGAACGTGTTCGgatcggcgtccggcaacagcgGTCGCAACTTCAACGCCAACGTGGGTGTCCGCGGCGAGTACGACTTGCACCGCTCCAAGAACGGCGGCCGCGTGACCGGCTACGCCGAGGGCACGCAGAGCTTCGGCCGCTTCGACGGACACTCGTACCGGGGAAAGCCGCAGGGAGAGGTCGGAGTGCGGGCCCACATACCTTTCTGAGAGCGACGCCTCTGCAACCGGGCGCGACGACGAGAGAAGTTCTGTGCTCGACGGAGATCGAGAGGCGGAGCCGCGCAACCGCTCGCGCGCGAGGGCGAGCCTACGGGAACGACGGCGAGTGCTGTGTGCGGAAGGACGGGTCtttattacttttattttttgGCGTTGCTGTTCTTCTCTAATgtgaaataaagcaaaaaaatacaCCTTGCACGCGCTCACATTTGTTTAATACGAGGGGCAGCATTAGGTGGCAATGTGCGTGCACGacggcttaaagggaagctgaagagtctgtcgaattcaataagacgctcatatacggatgcgggtaCCTTATGAGCCATGCACGGAAAATTTTGggcgggatttttcacttaggaacgacgtaatcgccggttaaaattgcgctgtcgctccGCCCCCCATCGAGCgtcgcgcgctgctgctgacgctgacgatgcgagcacAGACCGGAAACCgtggcgtagtgacgtcagcactggcgttccgctccttcgcagtctccgcgaccgtgcctgaccacgcttgtttctgcgtgcgtgccgtcataatctgcctcgctcgagcctgtattcctttgtttgtgtgtatgtagagtggtagttgatgtgcgcagcatcaattgaagtggtgggccgatcatgccggcctTCTgagcagcctacggttgcacgaacaccagcggccgcgacgatgttccattacttcccgcaagaagcttgcagctaagtggGATGCTGCTGTCAATagaaagaatttcaagcgctgAAGAACAACAGTGCTGCGCTCTAACCGTGCACTTCCatgacgacgattactaccagagtttatcaataatacgtgaatgagtgagagtacgactttctgctagcaggctttctaaacacAGCGCGAAAAGGTCGGGGCAGCGAACGCACCAAGGCGGGACAGGAGCGGGCGGACGGATGGTAACTGGCCTTGGAataccttatgaatacacgaactcgtccaaacctgCATTTTGAATTattgctagctccttcgtgttagcacgctgaacggaaggtacatgttcgtccttgacgcaggtttcgtcgcaaaccaccgttaattttctattcgcatgTGTGTTGTGTAACAGCCAACATGCAGTTATCATAATggagtgcaagtgtaaagttttcatgtgcttgaaagccggcgcacgccaggacgctgtgCTCCACCTCGCGCACAGAGAGAATCCGGGTGtttcacgtagccgacggaattcgccgcctttacggctccggttacgagtagcgtgcggatggcgcgctgatgaaggccactacacgtgctacaagagccggaaaacttttcccGCATGTAAACAGTCTGTGTAGATTGCCAACAGCTTTGTGTCAGCGCAAAAATGCGGACGATCGCATCCCTCCTTACGTtgcacgaggaggcatgcaggaacataacagtacaattgtttgcccggaaacgaactcactggatcgctaAATACAgttttgcaaaaaacatactcaccaaagaacatttctaacacgaggagatgctaacaaatcgctttcgttcgcgtcgaaagtactgcttgctaccagcatcttttgcttcttggagaggccggccacatatacatgtagggagcaacgccgaacttcTCAGacaaacgcaagctctcgaaatttaccattaCAGTTTCACCAAACCACAGCGTCAAACCACCTTGCGCCGTGCTTCATGAGTGGCGGCAGCGtccggtccggacgaacaccaatgttgacgtcacggggcgcccgaccaatcacagacggAAACGAGCCGCGCGAGCGGCCcatgtctgctgctgcacttctcGTCGGAATAAagtctgtttgcgctttctttcgctcaatttctaTCCGATAtccgaattcagagggttgaataCCATTACGTACAGCccttcactaattttttctggaaaactcttcagcttccctttaactaaATCGGGACTCACCGCTGTGTCGCAGTGGCTACAGCGTCTTGTTGCTGACTACGAGGTCAGGGGTTTAATTTCAGGCCGGGAGCGCCACATTGCGATGGGAACGGAATGCGAAATGCGCTCGTGTGCCGTGTTTTTGGGTGCATGTCAAAAGGACCCcaagtggacaaaattaatcgAGAGCTCTGGACTACGGCGCCCCTCGTGACCCACTCTGTTTTGAGACGTCAAAAGTCGCAATTTAACTCGGTCGCTGCCCTCATGCGTTTTAGATCAACATATCAGGTACATCAAAAAGCAGCCCCTCTAGACTCCTTACAACTTAGAAATCAGAGCGGTTTTCATTAGTAAATGCTGTCTTTCAGCGGAATCTGTTGTGGGCTCTAGGCTTGTTGACATTGTGCCCGTTGCTGGACGCGAC
It includes:
- the LOC139055636 gene encoding uncharacterized protein, with protein sequence MCRVSLCVFVLLIAVTMIVGQRRRPHFEFKPESPRHRLNVFGSASGNSGRNFNANVGVRGEYDLHRSKNGGRVTGYAEGTQSFGRFDGHSYRGKPQGEVGVRAHIPF